The Anastrepha ludens isolate Willacy chromosome 2, idAnaLude1.1, whole genome shotgun sequence genome contains a region encoding:
- the LOC128855113 gene encoding titin homolog: MKKHTSKSTTRKSAYASEKEYCKMTRKGSSPLGLDMLAVSVAVAFVFLPLLSQAAPLQDATEIQQFTEGCYYNYNHYNEGDRILTNEPCLNCTCHNKMLMCYLRVCPFTKPIGHDCIVEKREDQCCPIITCPEVPVDIAHHSPEPGTELSIPEKFGCSIDSKFYPEGAQVPSNPNKPCELCYCIKNRTSCLMQECTLHIDGCTPIYNKGSCCPVRYNCDHENDILGLEDHSSTTSTTTTERPTPGFILTTTMIPSVSTDCIHNGELYADGSSITGRSACEHCYCMRGDIVCAVQECEMPMLASNGKSCHALPPADGACCPSNYVCEDDSATTELIEITTLPYSKEEEVVTASIDRDLHGAIPEEDLQLQTHIDDDEEKEVSTDKTEIEQEEQAEATTVSAIKEEEQKPTVEFETFKPSRDEAEATVQPEAPEIPTTVPSTIKVDKDTSEEISAEVPESTESSEEATTLRPGVAKESDEVSTESMEPIEIVSDESTEKPTDSEASKEEESGEGSTEFGEAELSTKKSTEVSSAEEEVPDMQLPAVIPGEGDCLVGHRTYENNTIIPTADECDISCKCVSSIIVCQKVECDIPSDISKCVIDQASSSKCCPSYICEPGAEATAAPIAQEGVQTTIASLSDIDIPVAPTELPMSHVKEEEEAEIVGSTTAPKTDQSTLIADRDEEVEEPEKVSAIPTTEGESEELSTAPALGPEKTEGSTAAPAIDETATITPGLDAEFSEEQATISPIIGEVARATIAPTIGEVEKASEVETEIFEEVVKATTAPGLEEAERVTSVPKEIAEGVEQEAEIEKSTASPGIEEAEKTTLVPDVEKITTSTEAAEVEKVTSGSVTEESVKVTTPSDSEQPGGVENDITTPSADEIENVPGTEEIENVTAAEEIERTTDAPSSEESEESTVTPVTEEDEEIIISEPGSEEVVTNGPLVDESEKSTSAPDAEEIEKGTAAPAIKQDKEISSAPVSEEGENITASPDMQDTEKTTAGPSIEESDKASVEDIEKPTSAPVDDESDVPKIEETTGFEQTTHKEEVAFGEEHESTALPGTEEEIEKVTPGVEGENDMVSISDIEEIEKTTSAPVSEDIEKSTAPPSLSAVPAIEGATEESALDTGISEEVEKETPKVPTDIEKDENVTFIPRIDLNTDVEEVEKATAVPEIEETEGSGEVTAAPIGEEGEKVTIASAAKPGTLEIEEGEHVEKTTVASEIEESQETATPAPALEDIQKITAAPEVEMDEAIEKTTLAPETDAVEKSTAIPGVIDTEEATVAPGSEEGEGVEKGTIVSGIEKDEKVTAGPDGIETEVVTAVPEIEDVESVKKATPAPGIEGVEEITAEKTTSAPVFEDFEGTTVASAVEKAPTLPEIEEPEKVITTPGVEEIQKATAAPEVEGEDVVEVSLAPETEKTSAAPGVEEIQKGTAAPEVEEDEGVEKVTVAPEIEELEKSTSAPTEEEIQKSTAAPEVEGDESVEKITLAPEIEELEKVTAAPGAVKVQKGTAAPEFEEDEGIEKATVAPEIEELEKATAAPAVEEIQNGTAAPEVEEDEEVEKITLAPEIEELEKVTAAPGAEEVQKGTAAPEVEEDEGIEKATVAPEIEELEKATAAPAVEEILKSTAAPEVEGDESVEKVTVAPEIEELEKATAAPGTEQIQKGTAAPEVEDDQGIEKVTVAPEIEELEKATAAPGTEEIQKGTAATEVEVDEGVEKVVTLAPEIEELEKVTAAPGAEEVQKGTAAPEVEEDEGIEKATVAPEIEDLEKATAAPAVEEILKSTAAPEAEGDESVEKVTVAPEIEELEKATAAPGTEQIQKGTAAPEVEEDVGVEKVTVAPEIEELEKATASPGAEEIQKGTTAPEVEEDEGVEKISVAPEIEELEKATAAPAVEEIQKGTVAPEVEGDEDVEKVTVAPEIEELEKATAAPAVEEIQKGTVAPEVEGDVDVEKVTVAPEIEELEKPTAAPAVEEIQKGTVAPEVEGDVDVEKVTVAPEIEELEKATAAPGVEEIQKSTAAPEVEEDEGVEKISVAPEIEELEKATAAPGAEEIQKGTVAPEVEGDEDVKKVTVAPEIEELEKVTASPDAEEIQKSTAAPEVQEVEGVEKVTLAPQIEELEKSTAAPGAEEMQKATVAPEIEGLKKDTAAPGVEGGQGIEKVTFAPEIEEFEKATATPEVVEGEGIEKDTLSPETAEFDKATAAPGAEGIKYITAAPEVEGDESVKKVTLAPEIEELEKVTAAPGIEQNERVTITPPAEETATVASSPEEMGDVEKATGVPGIETDMVTSSPVFEESPVTQSADEIEIQEADHHATSAPAEEGSEGITGAPRLDLDAESATTAPIVPAVGGAEEDIGTQPPQISDTKTTPAPLVTADLESVEEGEVSVESEEETSTEHKVQHVGEFVTEHVVEGTTEGSIKPIEPSKIDESEASGEEGEDIEEITIEPALKPHFTGADMVAITDQPESEEENVTSKPGSTEEEQQPPAKPEEEKQPSTAAPEESAESEEEKQSATDKPVGESEKEKQPTTGKPESEGEEEMRPGTAAPEGEAEEKEPAVTIKTETEAEEEKQTETPEVESEEESQAATAKPEGNADEEPQPGPTTPEAEHGEEEQSATVKPLEESEEQKQPASAALDAESEEGKQPATVKPEVETDEEKQPGIAASEDETEEEEQTGTVKPLEESDEQKQQPGPTTPETESEEEKLSGTAVPEVDTEKETQPSTGKPEVEAEEEKLPGAAAPEVESEEEKPAGTSTPQVEFEEERLPSTAAPEVESEAEKLPGTAAPETESEKEKLSGTGVPEVESEEKQQPGTAAPETESEEEKLPGTAAPEVESEEEKLPGTGVAEIESEEKQQPGTAAPETESEEDKLPGTAAPEVESVGEKLPGTAAPETESEEEKLPVTAVPEVEAEEDKKPVTTKPEGDADEEAQPGRITPEAESGEEEQPATVKPLEESEEQKQPASAAAGAESGEGKLPVTTTEEEKQSTTAIPEIEPEGEKQPGTAVPADESEEEEQPVTAKPEVEIEEEKQLATAIPEIESEGEKQRGTIAPEVEFEEEKLPATMKPALETTLVGESEEEKQSVTSKPGLEAEGEEEPITAAPEREFEEVGPVVTVKPEVETEEEKQPGTATPELESDGEKQIPTVKPTGEAEEEKQPGTAAPEVESEEEKQPATVKPEGEAEGEKQPGTTSTFKPEEAIEMEKEPEIAFPELESEEEKQSTTAKPESDAGEEKKPDIAAPEPESEEVKRPATVKPSSEVEGGDEPATPAAESEAEGDVQPATSEKDSIGSTEKTESAEESEVSGEEEKTGTATTVHPLFPHIVTTLPAPVIDSRIDSVNTTAQSEIATETTTPTNLISSDVLITTQPTITHYPPPAPVYGQYPSYNDEYPDEDESEVFGPGTCRYGGKLYVSAQQIPRDDPCDFCFCFRSDIICLQQSCPPPIAGCHEEPISGFCCPRYECPVSMANVLNITTSTTTTSTTLPPHFLHHSYGGAVQRNGCQINGRSYKVGEKIESTSGPCINCTCGGDGKMKCDPQACVPEPTMQQVMAVVATGRKR, from the exons CTCCCCTACAAGATGCAACTGAAATTCAACAATTCACAG AAGGCTGTTACTATAATTACAATCACTACAATGAAGGCGATAGAATATTAACGAACGAGCCCTGCTTGAATTGTACCTGCCACAATAAGATGCTCATGTGTTATTTGCGTGTTTGTCCGTTCACGAAGCCAATCGGTCACGATTGCATTGTAGAGAAGCGTGAGGATCAATGCTGCCCGATTATCACATGCCCCGAGG TTCCGGTTGATATTGCACATCACTCACCTGAGCCAGGCACTGAACTCAGTATTCCAGAGAAATTTGGTTGCAGTATTGATAGTAAATTCTACCCCGAGGGTGCACAAGTACCATCGAATCCCAATAAGCCTTGCGAACTGTGCTATTGCATAAAGAATCGCACTTCATGTCTAATGCAGGAATGTACATTACATATTGATGGTTGTACACCGATTTACAACAAAGGATCTTGCTGCCCAGTGCGTTACAATTGCG ATCACGAAAATGATATTTTGGGACTGGAGGATCACTCATCAACAACATCCACCACGACCACTGAGCGCCCAACGCCTGGCTTCATTCTCACTACTACCATGATCCCGTCAGTATCCACCGATTGCATACACAATGGTGAATTGTATGCCGATGGCTCATCCATCACTGGCAGGAGTGCCTGCGAACACTGCTACTGTATGCGTGGAGATATTGTTTGTGCCGTTCAAGAATGCGAAATGCCAATGCTGGCCAGCAATGGCAAAAGCTGCCATGCATTACCACCCGCAGATGGAGCATGTTGTCCAAGCAATTATGTTTGCGAAGACGACTCAGCCACAACAGAACTCATTGAGATCACTACCTTGCCATATTCTAAAGAAGAGGAAGTGGTCACTGCATCCATCGATAGGGATCTGCATGGTGCCATACCAGAGGAGGATCTTCAATTACAAACACACATTGACGACGATGAAGAGAAAGAAGTATCCACAGATAAAACTGAAATTGAACAGGAAGAACAAGCAGAAGCCACCACAGTATCGGCTATTAAAGAAGAGGAACAGAAACCTACAGTTGAGTTTGAAACATTTAAACCAAGCAGAGATGAAGCGGAAGCTACAGTTCAACCGGAAGCGCCTGAAATACCAACCACTGTACCCTCAACAATCAAAGTGGATAAGGATACAAGTGAAGAAATTAGTGCTGAGGTTCCAGAATCGACAGAATCCTCTGAGGAGGCAACTACTCTCCGTCCTGGTGTCGCAAAGGAAAGTGACGAAGTATCGACGGAATCTATGGAACCAATTGAAATTGTATCTGACGAAAGCACAGAGAAACCGACAGATTCCGAAGCCAGCAAAGAAGAGGAGAGTGGCGAAGGATCAACTGAGTTTGGTGAAGCTGAATTATCAACTAAGAAATCTACCGAAGTATCCAGCGCAGAGGAGGAAGTTCCAGATATGCAACTACCAGCTGTTATTCCAGGTGAAGGTGACTGCTTGGTTGGCCATAGAACTTACGAAAACAATACCATTATTCCAACGGCGGATGAATGTGATATCTCTTGCAAGTGTGTTAGCAGCATTATTGTCTGCCAAAAAGTGGAGTGTGATATTCCATCAGATATTAGCAAATGCGTTATCGATCAAGCTAGTTCTAGCAAATGTTGTCCCTCATATATCTGTGAACCTGGTGCAGAAGCTACTGCAGCACCCATTGCTCAGGAAGGTGTGCAGACAACAATTGCTTCGCTCTCAGACATTGACATACCTGTGGCTCCTACTGAACTGCCAATGTCTCATGTCAAGGAGGAAGAGGAAGCAGAAATTGTGGGCAGCACCACAGCACCAAAGACTGACCAATCGACATTGATTGCCGATAGAGATGAAGAAGTCGAGGAACCAGAAAAAGTCAGCGCCATACCTACTACAGAAGGTGAATCGGAGGAACTCTCTACTGCTCCTGCCTTGGGACCAGAAAAAACTGAAGGTTCTACAGCTGCACCCGCCATCGACGAAACTGCAACTATTACTCCTGGCCTTgatgctgaattttccgaagaGCAAGCCACTATTTCTCCGATAATCGGAGAAGTTGCAAGGGCTACAATAGCTCCAACCATTGGTGAAGTAGAAAAGGCATCTGAAGTGGAAACAGAAATATTTGAGGAGGTTGTAAAAGCCACCACAGCTCCTGGTCTTGAAGAAGCTGAAAGGGTTACTTCTGTTCCTAAAGAGATTGCGGAAGGCGTTGAGCAAGAGGCCGAAATAGAAAAATCTACTGCTAGTCCCGGCATCGAGGAAGCGGAAAAGACCACTCTTGTACCTGATGTAGAAAAGATTACGACATCTACTGAAGCCGCTGAAGTTGAGAAGGTCACATCTGGTTCTGTCACTGAGGAAAGCGTGAAGGTTACTACACCATCTGATAGTGAGCAGCCTGGAGGTGTCGAAAATGATATTACAACTCCTAGTGCCGACGAAATTGAAAATGTTCCTGGCACCGAAGAAATTGAGAATGTTACTGCTGCCGAGGAAATTGAGAGGACAACTGATGCTCCTAGCTCCGAAGAAAGCGAGGAAAGTACCGTCACTCCTGTTACCGAAGAAGATGAAGAGATCATTATCTCCGAGCCGGGATCTGAGGAAGTTGTCACCAATGGTCCTCTTGTTGATGAAAGTGAGAAGAGCACATCTGCCCCTGATGctgaagaaattgaaaaaggtaCTGCTGCTCCAGCTATTAAACAAGACAAGGAGATCAGTTCTGCTCCTGTCTCGGAAGAAGGAGAAAATATTACTGCTTCTCCAGATATGCAAGATACTGAAAAGACTACTGCGGGTCCTAGTATCGAAGAGAGCGATAAGGCTAGTGTTGAAGACATTGAAAAGCCTACTTCTGCTCCTGTCGACGACGAGTCTGATGTCCCAAAGATTGAGGAAACAACTGGATTTGAACAAACAACTCACAAAGAGGAAGTCGCTTTTGGTGAAGAACACGAGAGCACTGCTCTTCCTGGAAcagaagaagaaattgaaaagGTCACACCAGGAGTAGAGGGAGAAAATGATATGGTGTCTATTTCTGATATTGAGGAAATTGAAAAGACTACCTCTGCTCCTGTTTCCGAAGACATTGAAAAATCAACTGCTCCTCCAAGTCTTTCAGCTGTTCCTGCAATCGAAGGAGCAACGGAAGAGTCTGCTCTGGATACAGGAATTTCAGAAGAAGTTGAAAAGGAAACCCCCAAAGTCCCAACTGATATTGAAAAAGATGAAAATGTTACTTTCATTCCTCGTATCGATTTGAACACTGATGTCGAAGAAGTTGAGAAAGCAACTGCCGTTCCTGAAATCGAAGAAACTGAAGGAAGCGGTGAGGTTACTGCTGCTCCAATTGGCGAAGAAGGTGAGAAGGTTACGATTGCTTCTGCAGCCAAACCGGGTACTCTCGAAATTGAGGAAGGAGAACATGTGGAAAAGACTACTGTTGCTTCTGAAATTGAAGAAAGCCAAGAAACTGCCACCCCTGCTCCTGCACTCGAAGATATCCAAAAGATCACAGCTGCTCCTGAAGTTGAAATGGACGAAGCTATTGAAAAGACAACTCTTGCTCCTGAAACCGATGCTGTGGAAAAATCCACTGCTATTCCTGGTGTTATCGATACTGAAGAGGCTACTGTTGCTCCTGGAAGCGAAGAAGGCGAGGGTGTCGAAAAGGGTACCATTGTTTCTGGAATCGAAAAAGATGAAAAGGTTACTGCTGGCCCTGATGGCATCGAAACTGAAGTGGTTACAGCTGTTCCCGAAATCGAAGATGTTGAAAGTGTTAAAAAAGCTACTCCAGCTCCTGGAATCGAAGGCGTCGAGGAGATTACTGCTGAGAAGACCACCTCTGCGCCTGTATTCGAAGACTTCGAGGGAACTACGGTTGCCTCTGCAGTTGAGAAAGCCCCGACTCTTCCAGAAATTGAAGAACCTGAAAAAGTTATTACCACTCCTGGTGTAGAAGAAATTCAAAAAGCGACCGCCGCTCCTGAAGTCGAAGGGGAGGACGTTGTTGAGGTTAGCCTTGCTCCTGAAACCGAAAAGACTAGTGCCGCCCCTGGTGTAGAGGAAATTCAAAAGGGTACTGCCGCTCCTGAAGTTGAAGAGGATGAAGGTGTTGAGAAGGTCACCGTGGCTCCTGAAATCGAAGAACTCGAAAAGTCTACTTCCGCACCTACTGAGGAAGAAATTCAAAAGAGTACTGCCGCCCCTGAAGTCGAGGGAGATGAAAGTGTTGAGAAGATCACCTTagctcctgaaatcgaagaACTCGAAAAGGTTACTGCCGCCCCTGGTGCAGTGAAAGTTCAAAAGGGTACTGCCGCTCCTGAATTCGAAGAGGATGAAGGTATTGAGAAGGCCACCGTGGCTCCTGAAATCGAAGAACTCGAAAAGGCTACTGCCGCACCTGCTGTGGAAGAAATTCAAAACGGTACTGCCGCTCCTGAAGTCGAAGAGGATGAAGAAGTTGAGAAGATCACCTTagctcctgaaatcgaagaACTCGAAAAGGTTACTGCCGCCCCTGGTGCAGAGGAAGTTCAAAAGGGTACTGCCGCTCCTGAAGTCGAAGAGGATGAAGGTATTGAGAAGGCCACCGTGGCTCCTGAAATCGAAGAACTCGAAAAGGCTACTGCCGCACCTGCTGTGGAAGAAATTCTAAAGAGTACTGCCGCTCCTGAAGTCGAGGGAGATGAAAGTGTTGAGAAGGTCACCGTGGCTCCTGAAATCGAAGAACTCGAAAAGGCTACTGCTGCCCCTGGTACAGAGCAAATTCAAAAGGGTACTGCCGCTCCCGAAGTCGAAGACGATCAAGGTATTGAAAAGGTCACCGTGGCTCCTGAAATCGAAGAACTCGAAAAAGCTACTGCTGCCCCTGGTACAGAGGAAATTCAAAAGGGTACTGCCGCTACTGAAGTCGAAGTGGATGAAGGTGTTGAGAAGGTCGTGACCCTTGCTCCTGAAATCGAAGAACTCGAAAAGGTTACTGCCGCCCCTGGTGCAGAGGAAGTTCAAAAGGGTACTGCCGCTCCTGAAGTCGAAGAGGATGAAGGTATTGAGAAGGCCACCGTagctcctgaaatcgaagaTCTCGAAAAGGCTACTGCCGCACCTGCTGTGGAAGAAATTCTAAAGAGTACTGCCGCTCCTGAAGCCGAGGGAGATGAAAGTGTTGAGAAGGTCACCGTGGCTCCTGAAATCGAAGAACTCGAAAAGGCTACTGCTGCCCCTGGTACAGAGCAAATTCAAAAGGGTACTGCCGCTCCTGAAGTCGAAGAGGATGTAGGTGTTGAAAAGGTCACCGTGGCTCCTGAAATCGAAGAACTCGAAAAGGCAACTGCCAGCCCTGGTGCAGAGGAAATTCAAAAGGGTACTACCGCTCCTGAAGTCGAAGAGGATGAAGGTGTTGAGAAGATCTCCGTGGCTCCTGAAATCGAAGAACTCGAAAAGGCTACTGCCGCACCTGCTGTGGAAGAAATTCAAAAGGGTACTGTTGCCCCTGAAGTCGAAGGGGATGAAGATGTTGAGAAGGTCACCGTTGCTCCTGAAATCGAAGAACTCGAAAAGGCTACTGCCGCCCCTGCTGTGGAAGAAATTCAAAAGGGTACTGTCGCTCCTGAAGTCGAAGGGGATGTAGATGTTGAGAAGGTCACCGTTGCTCCTGAAATCGAAGAACTCGAAAAGCCTACTGCCGCCCCTGCTGTGGAAGAAATTCAAAAGGGTACTGTCGCTCCTGAAGTCGAAGGGGATGTAGATGTTGAGAAGGTCACCGTGGCTCCTGAAATCGAAGAACTCGAAAAGGCTACTGCCGCCCCTGGTGTAGAGGAAATTCAAAAGAGTACTGCCGCTCCTGAAGTCGAAGAGGATGAAGGTGTTGAGAAGATCTCCGTGGCTCCTGAAATCGAAGAACTCGAAAAGGCTACTGCCGCCCCTGGTGCAGAAGAAATTCAAAAGGGTACTGTCGCTCCTGAAGTCGAAGGGGATGAAGATGTTAAGAAGGTCACCGTGGCTCCTGAAATCGAAGAACTCGAAAAGGTAACTGCCAGCCCTGATGCAGAGGAAATTCAAAAGAGTACTGCCGCTCCTGAAGTCCAAGAGGTTGAAGGTGTTGAGAAGGTCACCCTTGCTCCTCAAATCGAAGAACTCGAAAAGTCTACTGCCGCACCTGGTGCAGAAGAAATGCAAAAGGCCACTGTTGCTCCTGAAATTGAAGGACTTAAGAAGGATACTGCCGCTCCTGGAGTCGAAGGAGGTCAAGGTATTGAGAAGGTCACTTTTGCTCCTGAAATCGAAGAATTTGAAAAGGCAACTGCCACTCCTGAAGTTGTAGAAGGTGAAGGTATTGAGAAAGACACCCTTTCTCCTGAAACTGCAGAGTTCGATAAGGCTACTGCCGCTCCTGGTGCcgaaggaattaaatatattactgcTGCTCCTGAAGTCGAGGGAGATGAAAGTGTTAAGAAGGTCACCCTTGCTCCTGAAATCGAAGAACTCGAAAAGGTTACTGCCGCTCCTGGTATCGAGCAAAACGAAAGGGTTACTATTACCCCACCTGCAGAGGAAACTGCTACTGTTGCTTCATCACCAGAAGAAATGGGAGATGTTGAAAAGGCTACTGGAGTACCTGGTATTGAGACCGATATGGTTACTTCTTCTCCTGTATTCGAAGAATCTCCTGTAACTCAAAGCGCCgatgaaattgaaattcaagaagCAGATCATCATGCTACGAGTGCTCCTGCTGAAGAAGGAAGTGAAGGAATTACAGGCGCTCCTCGCTTGGACTTGGATGCTGAATCAGCTACCACTGCTCCTATTGTGCCAGCTGTCGGAGGGGCCGAAGAAGATATTGGCACACAACCCCCACAAATTAGTGACACAAAGACTACTCCAGCTCCTTTAGTAACAGCCGATTTAGAATCAGTGGAAGAAGGCGAAGTATCAGTAGAATCAGAAGAAGAGACGTCAACTGAACACAAAGTACAGCACGTAGGCGAATTTGTTACGGAGCATGTCGTTGAAGGTACAACAGAAGGTTCAATTAAACCTATAGAACCATCTAAAATAGACGAGTCGGAAGCATCCGGTGAGGAAGGAGAAGATATAGAGGAAATTACAATTGAGCCTGCCTTGAAACCACATTTCACCGGGGCAGACATGGTTGCAATCACTGACCAACCCGAGTCTGAAGAGGAGAACGTGACGTCGAAGCCTGGAAGCACAGAAGAAGAACAACAACCTCCAGCTAAGCCTGAAGAGGAGAAGCAACCAAGCACCGCGGCTCCTGAAGAATCAGCTGAATCtgaagaagaaaaacaatcaGCAACTGACAAACCTGTAGGCGAAAGTGAAAAGGAGAAGCAACCAACAACAGGCAAACCTGAAAGCGAAGGAGAAGAAGAGATGCGACCTGGCACAGCCGCTCCAGAAGGCGAAGCTGAAGAAAAAGAGCCAGCAGTGACAATCAAAACTGAAACCGAAGCTGAAGAAGAGAAACAAACTGAAACCCCTGAAGTTGAATCAGAAGAAGAAAGCCAAGCAGCAACAGCCAAACCTGAGGGCAATGCCGATGAAGAGCCACAACCTGGCCCAACTACTCCTGAAGCAGAACATGGGGAAGAAGAACAATCAGCTACAGTTAAGCCTTTAGAAGAATCTGAAGAGCAGAAGCAACCTGCTTCAGCAGCCCTTGATGCTGAGTCTGAGGAAGGAAAACAGCCAGCAACAGTTAAACCAGAGGTAGAAACCGATGAAGAGAAACAACCAGGAATAGCCGCCTCTGAAGACGAAACTGAAGAAGAGGAACAAACAGGAACAGTTAAACCTTTAGAAGAATCTGACGAGCAGAAGCAGCAACCTGGCCCAACTACTCCTGAAACTGAATCTGAAGAAGAGAAACTATCTGGCACAGCCGTCCCTGAAGTTGACACTGAGAAAGAAACACAACCATCAACCGGCAAACCTGAAGTCGAGGCAGAAGAAGAGAAACTACCTGGTGCAGCCGCCCCTGAAGTTGAATCTGAGGAAGAGAAACCAGCTGGTACATCCACCCCTCAAGTTGAATTTGAGGAAGAGAGACTACCTAGTACAGCCGCCCCTGAGGTGGAATCTGAGGCAGAGAAACTACCTGGAACAGCTGCTCCTGAAACGGAATCTGAAAAAGAGAAACTGTCTGGTACAGGCGTCCCTGAGGTTGAATCTGAGGAAAAGCAACAACCTGGAACAGCTGCTCCTGAAACTGAATCTGAAGAAGAGAAACTACCTGGTACAGCCGCCCCTGAAGTTGAATCTGAGGAAGAGAAACTACCTGGAACAGGCGTCGCTGAGATTGAATCTGAGGAAAAGCAACAACCTGGAACAGCTGCTCCTGAAACGGAATCTGAAGAAGATAAACTACCTGGTACAGCCGCCCCTGAAGTTGAATCTGTGGGAGAGAAACTACCTGGAACAGCTGCCCCTGAAACTGAATCTGAAGAAGAAAAACTACCTGTTACAGCCGTCCCTGAAGTTGAAGCTGAGGAAGATAAAAAACCAGTAACAACCAAACCTGAGGGTGATGCGGATGAAGAGGCACAACCTGGCCGAATTACTCCCGAAGCAGAATCTGGGGAAGAAGAACAACCAGCGACAGTTAAGCCTTTGGAAGAATCTGAAGAGCAGAAGCAACCTGCCTCAGCCGCTGCTGGAGCTGAATCTGGGGAAGGAAAACTACCAGTAACAACCACGGAAGAAGAGAAGCAGTCCACTACAGCCATTCCTGAAATTGAACCCGAAGGCGAAAAACAACCTGGCACAGCCGTCCCTGCGGATGAGTCTGAGGAAGAGGAACAACCAGTAACAGCCAAGCCAGAAGTCGAGATAGAAGAAGAGAAGCAACTCGCAACAGCCATTCCTGAAATTGAATCCGAAGGGGAAAAACAACGCGGCACAATCGCGCCTGAAGTTGAATTTGAAGAAGAGAAACTACCAGCAACAATGAAGCCTGCACTTGAAACCACTCTTGTAGGTGAATCTGAAGAAGAGAAACAGTCTGTGACATCCAAACCTGGGTTGGAAGCCGAAGGAGAGGAAGAACCAATAACAGCAGCACCtgaaagagaattcgaagaagtaGGACCTGTTGTCACAGTCAAACCAGAAGTAGAAACCGAAGAAGAGAAACAACCTGGCACAGCGACCCCTGAACTGGAATCTGATGGAGAAAAACAAATACCAACAGTTAAACCCACTGGTGAAGCAGAAGAAGAGAAGCAACCTGGAACAGCTGCCCCGGAAGTTGAATCTGAAGAAGAAAAACAACCAGCAACTGTCAAACCTGAAGGCGAGGCAGAAGGAGAGAAACAACCTGGTACAACCTCTACATTCAAACCAGAAGAAGCAATCGAAATGGAGAAAGAACCTGAAATTGCATTCCCTGAACTTGAGTCTGAAGAAGAAAAACAGTCCACAACAGCTAAACCTGAAAGCGATGCAGGTGAAGAAAAGAAACCTGATATAGCGGCTCCTGAACCAGAATCTGAGGAAGTAAAACGGCCAGCAACTGTCAAGCCTTCGAGCGAAGTTGAAGGAGGCGATGAACCAGCGACGCCAGCAGCTGAGTCTGAAGCAGAAGGAGACGTACAGCCAGCAACTTCGGAGAAAGACTCAATTGGCTCTACGGAGAAGACTGAATCTGCTGAAGAAAGTGAAGTCAGCGGAGAAGAAGAAAAGACAGGCACCGCAACCACAGTTCACCCATTATTCCCTCACATTGTCACAACACTGCCAGCACCAGTGATCGACAGTCGAATCGACAGTGTCAATACAACAGCACAGTCTGAAATTGCTACAGAAACGACAACGCCAACAAATCTCATTAGCAGCGATGTACTCATTACAACACAACCAACAATCACACATTACCCACCTCCAGCACCAGTATACGGACAGTATCCATCCTATAACGATGAATACCCCGATGAAGATGAATCTGAAGTATTCGGTCCAGGCACTTGCCGTTATGGCGGTAAACTTTACGTATCCGCGCAGCAAATACCACGTGATGATCCCTGCGATTTCTGTTTCTGCTTCAGAAGTGATATTATCTGCTTGCAACAATCTTGCCCGCCACCAATTGCCGGTTGTCACGAAGAACCAATTTCGGGCTTCTGTTGTCCACGATACGAATGTCCCGTATCGATGGCAAACGTACTGAATATTACCACCAGTACGACAACAACGAGCACAACACTGCCGCCACATTTCCTGCATCACTCATATGGCGGAGCGGTGCAACGAAATGGCTGCCAGATCAATGGCAGATCGTACAAGGTCGGCGAGAAGATCGAATCGACGAGCGGCCCATGCATCAATTGCAC tTGCGGTGGTGATGGAAAAATGAAATGTGATCCTCAGGCGTGCGTGCCCGAACCAACGATGCAACAAGTGATGGCCGTCGTTGCGACTGGCAGGAAAAGATGA